Sequence from the Catenulispora sp. GP43 genome:
GAACACCGGTAACGGCCACCCCGGGACCGCGATGTCCCTGGCCCCGGCGGCCTACCTGCTCTTCCAGCGGCACCTTCGCTTCGACCCGGCCGACCCCCATTGGGTCGGCCGGGACCGTTTCGTCCTGTCCTGCGGACACTCCTCGCTGACCCAGTACATCCAGCTGTACTACTCCGGCCTCGGTCTCGAGCTGGACGACCTGCGCCACTTCCGCCAGTGGGGCTCGCTGACCCCGGGCCACCCGGAGTACGGCCACACCAAGGGCATCGAGGTCACCACCGGCCCGCTGGGCCAGGGTCTGTCCAACGCGGTCGGCATGGCGATGGCGGCCCGCTACGAGCGCGGCCTGTTCGACCCGGACGCCCCGGCCGGGGAGTCCCCGTTCGACCACAAGGTCTATGTCTTCGCCTCCGACGGCGACCTGGAGGAGGGCGTCACCTCGGAGTCCTCCTCGATCGCCGGCCACCAGAAGCTGGGCAACCTCGTCGTGGTCTACGACGACAACCACATCTCCATTGAGGGCGACACCAAGGTGGCCTTCGGCGAGGACGTGCTGCACCGCTACGAGGCCTACGGCTGGCACGTGCAGCACGTGGACTGGCTGGCCGGCGGGGAGTACCACGAGGACGTCCAGGCCCTGCACGAGGCACTGCTGGCGGCCGAGGCCGAGACCGAGCGCCCCTCGATCATCCGGCTGCGCACCATCATCGGCTGGCCGGCCCCGAACCTGCAGAACACCGGCAAGGCGCACGGCGCGGCCCTCGGCGAGGCCGAGGTCGCGGCCACCAAGAAGATCCTGGGCATGGACCCGGACAAGCACTTCGACGTGCCCGCGGACATCCTGGCGCACGCCCGGCAGGTCGGCGCCCGCGGCGCGGCCGCGCACTCCGCCTGGGACGCCGAGTACGCGGCCTGGCGCACCAAGAACCCCGAGCGCGCCGGGGAGTTCGACCGGATCGCCAAGCGCGAGCTGCCGGCCGGCTGGGCCTCCAAGCTCCCGACCTTCGAGCCGGGCAAGGACGTGCCGACCCGCAAGGCCTCCGAGGCCGTCATCCAGGCGATCGCCGAGTCGGTGCCGGAGCTGTGGGGCGGCTCGGCCGACCTGGCCGAGTCCAACCTGACCACCATCAAGGGCGGCAAGTCGTTCCTGCCGGCGGTCTACGGCGAGACCGAGTTCGGGGCCTCCAGCCCCTACGGCCGCATCCTGCACTTCGGCATCCGCGAGCACGCGATGGGCTCGATCCTCAACGGCATCGCGGCGCACGGCAACACCCTGCCGTTCGGCGGCACCTTCCTGGTGTTCTCCGACTACATGCGCCCGGCCGTGCGCCTGGCCGCGCTGATGAAGCTGCCGGTCACCTACGTCTGGACGCACGACTCGATCGGCCTGGGCGAGGACGGCCCGACGCACCAGCCGGTGGAGCACGTCGCCGCGCTGCGCCTGATCCCGGGCATGACCGTGGTCCGCCCGGGCGACGCGAACGAGACCGTCGGCGCCTGGAAGGCCCTGATGGAGAAGCACACCGGCCCCGACGACCACGGCCCGGTCGGCATCGCGCTGACCCGCCAGGGCATCCCGACCTTCGACCACGAGGTGCTGAACTCCTCGCTGGACGCGGTCGAGGGCACCGCCAAGGGCGGCTACGTCCTGGCCGAGGCCACCGGCGGCGCGCCGAAGGTGATCCTCATCGGCACCGGCTCCGAGGTGCAGCTGGCGATCCAGGCCCGCGAGGCGCTGGAGGCCGACGG
This genomic interval carries:
- the tkt gene encoding transketolase, producing MSTASTATPFEWTDLDKRAVDTVRALAMDAVQNTGNGHPGTAMSLAPAAYLLFQRHLRFDPADPHWVGRDRFVLSCGHSSLTQYIQLYYSGLGLELDDLRHFRQWGSLTPGHPEYGHTKGIEVTTGPLGQGLSNAVGMAMAARYERGLFDPDAPAGESPFDHKVYVFASDGDLEEGVTSESSSIAGHQKLGNLVVVYDDNHISIEGDTKVAFGEDVLHRYEAYGWHVQHVDWLAGGEYHEDVQALHEALLAAEAETERPSIIRLRTIIGWPAPNLQNTGKAHGAALGEAEVAATKKILGMDPDKHFDVPADILAHARQVGARGAAAHSAWDAEYAAWRTKNPERAGEFDRIAKRELPAGWASKLPTFEPGKDVPTRKASEAVIQAIAESVPELWGGSADLAESNLTTIKGGKSFLPAVYGETEFGASSPYGRILHFGIREHAMGSILNGIAAHGNTLPFGGTFLVFSDYMRPAVRLAALMKLPVTYVWTHDSIGLGEDGPTHQPVEHVAALRLIPGMTVVRPGDANETVGAWKALMEKHTGPDDHGPVGIALTRQGIPTFDHEVLNSSLDAVEGTAKGGYVLAEATGGAPKVILIGTGSEVQLAIQAREALEADGIPTRVVSMPSTEWFEEQDAEYKESVLPAAVKARVSVEAGVGAGWKQYVGDAGRSVSLEHFGASADYKILYREFGITAEAVEAAARESLAAAGA